From Amphiura filiformis chromosome 20, Afil_fr2py, whole genome shotgun sequence, a single genomic window includes:
- the LOC140142237 gene encoding uncharacterized protein translates to MASGELHSSKYLYHDQLPTNCIIETSSYSIHYENVRYGTLDERLGSAFEPLDVELQQAFIVSNTNILIFGSSMMAIYKDTTTGYYVFCDSHSRDEFGFPTSEGTAVVLFFENIDNLHNYLQVLATKLNLNPRNFAIQPVSVEINTTESNSNLSHVQVDMETEPGCSTENTVTDLTSTDMDEITLNHSHIEENVIKPRRLSRYDKWFAGLPTDTQNEIRARKRKRSKEQYTSREYANKKKQQSKESYQNPDKADKKKQQSKESYQNPDKADKKKQQSKESYQNPDKADKKKQQSKESYQNPDKADKKKQQSKESYQNPEKGEKKRQEARKQSKNRTKILKAEKQNVRKHENNQKNRTKILKRQTKRNSNQKNHTRIWKKSCQKETRFKKQSDIDKVVTKFQKSCKEDQQLIYICQICQRIFFKKQVKALYRDRYDQSILRQSLSINININNFPVMIDKHDNKTWICDACHQNVMSKHIPKLATVNGLALYEQPLVLSQLNMLERHLICPALPFMKMIPLIKGAKKEISGQVVCVKADITNTVQCLPRLPTDQSLIRVKLKRKLEYKGHHMCQDVNPTKVRKALYWLKVNNPEYQDIDINFDDFDTMLDDQLLRNLPQQDQESDDHTDERMSQVAPTEIPTMNDDIDDKHDDSSIECMEYYNNDDYLDYDNDVSYHVDVNPSSITGCNADCTDTIKHDAEYPIAESSDLNIEDNLNDNMQDGNDEQFGNDQQDQSDQNNENDISDEVDDITNTSAPLYSFLHPVDFTQYLADKHNESILSLAPGEGNRPEKVLKMEAKCFPAEFPDGRNTYTEERKQKLSPSRYFNARLFSADNRWARNPEYTFFALYATEVDQINSNVSIAIRVGCTKTADGKKLTASMFRDHEEVKKLIKRDQGYRFLTQIRGTPAYWEKSKRDLFAMIRQLGIPTWFVTCSAADRRWIEIDNGILISQGKPPMTEDQHKNMTWEDHCSIIMSNPAAAAKMFQQRVRTYINNVIMSKANPIGNVEDYYYRTEFQQRGWPHIHMVIWVKDAPKSKKDDPDNDHTVTEFVDKYISCELPPESDEELHEIVTTVQMHTKNHTKSCRKTGKVCRFNFPKPPSNNTFICRPIDGIEGNENDPSYIAALAERGEEEKKAKETLKKVWELVEATDADFNQILQNAGVTQSEFEEYLALVAKKNTMYLKRRVQDQWVNNYNPHLIRCWNGNMDIQYVLDPYAAAMYMLSYITKSEREMCDLLKRAQKEAAEGNDDAVSELRKLGTVYLQHREISVMGAIYLVCSMPLKKSTRNIIFLQTDMNGQKLSLPLNQLQENAGKSEQVWMTSQIEKYIGRPKTAKYNNMCMATFFSSHYQVSSKSDNINANEETDDETDSDESSDEEETHSEAMNQDKADKCQNNQVPCDEQATQKHTNSRRSHQPIIKLHTCSVKMRERTQGKPAVIRYPRVSMKKDSERYHMNMLRLYLPHRNENIKPTSYVTYQDYYMKGYTQVNGKKERVKDVVKHNMADFEPEDEDIDAAWDALQDAIDLQDAWAVINPQGEQQRLDDEVDRNIVQDSDDDFVEIQIPEFQSQNTSNKHDQPRCAIETCNPEITEEQAESMMRQLNDKQRQLFNYVSKWCDEKTRDRNVPPFHIVLTGGAGTGKSHVIKCVSYYAQKAFASITESVDESTVLLLAHLGTAAFNIFGQTICTGLKIPPKSQKDYKPLAEQTLNTLRAKYHHLQLVIIDEISMVSTTQLSYIHGRLQQIKEHLIPLTLAMYLS, encoded by the coding sequence ATGGCATCTGGTGAACTTCATAGTAGCAAATATTTATATCATGATCAATTGCCAACAAATTGCATCATTGAAACCTCATCATATTCAATTCATTACGAGAACGTAAGATATGGAACATTGGATGAACGTCTCGGTAGTGCATTTGAACCACTTGATGTTGAATTACAACAAGCGTTCATTGTGTCAAACACgaacattttgatatttggttCTTCCATGATGGCAATCTACAAGGATACCACAACTGGATATTATGTATTTTGTGACTCGCATTCACGTGATGAATTCGGTTTTCCTACATCCGAAGGCACTGCTGTTGTattgttttttgaaaatattgacaATTTGCATAATTACTTACAAGTGTTAGCTACCAAATTAAACCTGAACCCAAGAAACTTTGCTATTCAGCCAGTATCTGTAGAAATAAACACTACTGAATCAAACTCGAATCTAAGTCATGTGCAAGTAGACATGGAAACTGAACCAGGATGCTCCACAGAGAATACAGTTACTGATTTGACATCCACAGATATGGATGAAATCACATTAAACCATAGTCATATTGAAGAAAACGTAATAAAACCACGTAGACTTTCAAGGTACGACAAATGGTTCGCAGGTCTGCCAacagatacacaaaatgaaaTTCGAGCCCGAAAAAGGAAAAGATCGAAAGAACAGTATACATCACGAGAATAtgcaaacaaaaagaaacaacaatcaaAAGAATCGTACCAAAATCCTGACAAGGCGgacaaaaagaaacaacaatcaaAAGAATCGTACCAAAATCCTGACAAGGCGgacaaaaagaaacaacaatcaaAAGAATCGTACCAAAATCCTGACAAGGCGgacaaaaagaaacaacaatcaaAAGAATCGTACCAAAATCCTGACAAGGCGgacaaaaagaaacaacaatcaaAAGAATCGTACCAAaatcctgaaaaaggagaaaaaaaacgTCAGGAAGCACGAAAACAATCAAAGAATCGTACCAAAATCCTGAAAGCAGAGAAACAAAACGTCAGAAAGCACGAAAACAATCAAAAGAATCGTACCAAAATCCTGAAAAGGCAGACAAAAAGAAACAGCAATCAAAAGAATCATACCAGGATCTGGAAAAAAAGCTGCCAAAAGGAAACTAGATTCAAGAAACAATCTGACATAGATAAGGTTGTTACAAAGTTTCAGAAATCTTGCAAAGAAGATCAGCAATTAATATacatttgtcaaatttgtcaacGTATATTTTTCAAAAAGCAGGTTAAAGCATTATATAGAGACAGATACGACCAATCAATTCTTAGGCAAAGTTTgtcaatcaacatcaatattaacaattttcctGTGATGATAGACAAACATGACAACAAAACTTGGATCTGTGATGCATGTCATCAAAACGTCATGTCCAAACACATCCCGAAATTAGCAACTGTGAACGGTTTAGCCTTGTACGAACAGCCTCTAGTATTGTCGCAGTTGAATATGCTAGAAAGACATCTTATTTGTCCTGCCTTACCATTTATGAAGATGATTCCGCTTATAAAAGGTGCCAAAAAAGAAATTAGCGGACAAGTTGTATGCGTCAAAGCTGATATCACCAATACTGTTCAATGCTTACCACGACTGCCAACAGATCAAAGCCTCATCAGagtcaaattgaaaaggaaattaGAATATAAAGGACACCATATGTGTCAGGATGTGAATCCAACTAAAGTGAGAAAAGCGCTATACTGGTTGAAGGTCAACAATCCCGAGTATCAAGATATTGACATAAACTTTGACGACTTTGATACTATGCTGGACGATCAGTTGCTTCGTAATCTACCTCAGCAAGATCAAGAGAGCGACGATCATACAGATGAAAGAATGTCCCAAGTAGCACCGACTGAAATTCCAACAATGAATGATGACATAGATGACAAGCACGATGATTCCAGTATTGAATGCATGgaatattataataatgatgattACTTGGACTATGATAATGATGTCAGCTATCACGTTGATGTTAACCCAAGCAGTATTACAGGTTGTAATGCAGATTGTACTGATACTATCAAACATGATGCAGAATATCCTATTGCAGAGTCATCTGATCTCAATATTGAGGATAATTTGAATGATAACATGCAAGATGGAAATGatgaacaatttggcaatgatcagCAAGATCAAAGTGATCAAAACAACGAAAATGATATATCAGATGAAGTCGACGACATAACAAACACATCAGCACCATTATATTCGTTTCTACATCCCGTGGATTTTACTCAGTACCTTGCAGACAAACACAACGAATCAATATTATCCCTGGCTCCTGGTGAAGGAAACAGAcctgaaaaagttttaaaaatggagGCAAAGTGCTTTCCTGCTGAATTTCCCGATGGTAGAAACACTTATACagaagaaagaaaacagaaactaTCACCTTCACGTTATTTTAATGCTAGACTGTTTTCAGCTGATAATAGATGGGCCAGGAATCCCGAATACACATTTTTCGCTCTCTATGCAACAGAGGTTGATCAGATTAATTCCAATGTATCTATCGCTATTAGAGTAGGATGTACGAAGACTGCAGATGGAAAAAAACTAACTGCATCTATGTTTCGAGATCATGAAGAAGTCAAGAAACTTATCAAAAGGGACCAAGGATATAGATTCCTTACTCAAATTAGAGGGACACCTGCGTACTGGGAAAAGTCAAAGCGAGATCTGTTTGCAATGATTCGACAGCTAGGAATCCCAACATGGTTTGTTACATGTAGCGCTGCCGACAGACGTTGGATCGAAATAGACAACGGTATTCTTATATCACAAGGAAAACCACCCATGACAGAAGACCAGCATAAAAACATGACATGGGAAGATCATTGTAGTATAATCATGTCCAATCCAGCAGCAGCAGCCAAAATGTTTCAACAAAGAGTGCGTACCTACATTAATAATGTGATTATGTCGAAAGCCAATCCAATTGGAAATGTCGAGGACTATTACTACAGAACAGAATTTCAACAACGAGGTTGGCCTCACATTCACATGGTGATATGGGTTAAAGATGCACCAAAGTCCAAAAAGGACGACCCTGATAACGACCACACAGTCACTGAATTTGTTGACAAGTATATTTCTTGCGAACTTCCACCAGAGAGTGACGAAGAACTACATGAAATAGTGACAACTGTACAAATGCATACCAAAAACCACACAAAGTCATGCAGAAAGACTGGAAAAGTATGTCGCTTTAATTTTCCAAAACCACCATCCAACAACACCTTTATTTGTAGACCTATTGATGGAATTGAAGGAAATGAAAACGATCCTAGTTACATAGCAGCGCTAGCCGAAAGAggtgaagaagaaaagaaagcaaAAGAAACGCTAAAGAAAGTGTGGGAGCTTGTAGAAGCTACCGATGCAGATTTTAATCAAATACTCCAAAACGCAGGAGTCACACAGTCTGAATTTGAGGAATATTTAGCACTTGTTGCAAAGAAGAACACCATGTACCTCAAACGACGTGTTCAAGATCAATGGGTTAACAATTATAATCCTCATTTAATTCGCTGCTGGAATGGGAATATGGACATACAGTATGTGTTAGATCCGTATGCAGCCGCCATGTACATGCTTTCTTACATTACAAAATCCGAAAGAGAAATGTGTGACCTACTCAAACGTGCACAGAAAGAAGCAGCTGAGGGAAATGATGATGCCGTATCGGAATTGAGAAAACTTGGTACTGTTTACCTTCAACACAGAGAAATTAGCGTAATGGGTGCTATTTACCTAGTTTGCAGTATGCCCTTGAAAAAGTCGACACGAAATATTATATTTCTACAAACAGACATGAATGGGCAAAAGTTATCCTTACCATTAAACCAACTTCAAGAAAATGCAGGAAAATCTGAGCAAGTCTGGATGACATCGCAAATCGAAAAATATATAGGTAGACCAAAAACAGCAAAGTACAACAACATGTGCATGGCTACATTTTTCTCTAGTCATTACCAAGTATCAAGCAAATCAGACAACATCAATGCAAATGAAGAAACTGATGACGAAACAGATAGTGATGAAAGCAGTGACGAAGAGGAAACGCATAGTGAAGCCATGAATCAAGACAAAGCAgataaatgtcaaaataatcaagTCCCCTGTGATGAACAAGCAACACAGAAACATACTAACTCTCGACGTAGCCATCAACCTATTATAAAGCTTCATACCTGTTCTGTCAAAATGCGAGAACGCACGCAAGGAAAGCCGGCTGTTATTCGCTATCCAAGAGTGTCAATGAAGAAAGATAGTGAGCGTTATCATATGAACATGCTACGCTTATATCTACCACACAGAAATGAGAATATCAAACCGACTTCATATGTTACATATCAAGATTATTATATGAAAGGTTACACACAAGTcaatggcaagaaagaaagagTCAAAGATGTAGTTAAACATAATATGGCAGACTTTGAACCAGAAGATGAAGACATAGATGCAGCTTGGGATGCACTTCAAGATGCGATAGATCTTCAAGATGCATGGGCTGTTATAAATCCACAAGGTGAACAACAGCGCCTTGACGACGAAGTGGACCGTAACATAGTCCAAGATTCAGATGATGACTTTGTTGAAATACAAATACCTGAATTCCAGTCTCAAAACACATCTAACAAACACGATCAACCAAGGTGTGCAATTGAAACGTGCAACCCAGAAATAACAGAAGAGCAAGCAGAGTCTATGATGCGACAACTTAATGACAAACAACGGCAGCTATTTAATTATGTTTCAAAGTGGTGCGACGAGAAAACAAGAGATCGTAACGTACCCCCGTTTCATATTGTTCTTACTGGAGGTGCTGGAACTGGAAAGTCACATGTCATCAAATGTGTGAGTTATTATGCCCAAAAAGCATTTGCATCCATAACAGAATCTGTCGATGAAAGTACCGTTCTACTACTTGCTCACTTGGGAACAGCTGCTTTCAATATCTTTGGTCAAACGATTTGCACTGGCTTAAAAATACCCCCTAAATCACAAAAAGACTACAAACCACTTGCTGAACAGACTCTCAATACACTGCGTGCAAAATATCACCATCTTCAGCTAGTGATAATAGATGAAATTTCAATGGTTAGTACAACCCAACTGTCATATATACATGGACGTTTGCAGCAAATTAAGGAACATCTGATTCCTCTTACTTTGGCAATGTATCTATCTTAG